In Oreochromis niloticus isolate F11D_XX linkage group LG18, O_niloticus_UMD_NMBU, whole genome shotgun sequence, one genomic interval encodes:
- the LOC100700332 gene encoding xenotropic and polytropic retrovirus receptor 1 homolog isoform X2 produces the protein MKFTEHLSAHITPEWRKQYIQYEAFKEMLYAAQDQAPSIEVTDEDTVKRYYAKFEEKFFQMCEKELAKINTFYSEKLAEAQRRFATLQNELQSSLDAQRESSASGRGLRRRKTVFALSQQERCKHRNIKDLQLAFSEFYLSLILLQNYQNLNFTGFRKILKKHDKILETSRGADWRVAHVEVAPFYTCKKITQLISETEALVTTELEGGDRQKAMKRLRVPPLGAAQPAPAWTTFRVGLYCGVFLVLLVVVVITAVGTDRSDVWPMVRIYRGGFLLIEFLFLLGINTYGWRQAGVNHVLIFELNPRNNLSHQHLFEIAGLLGVLWCVSLLSCLFSDKILVPMQANPLALYGLFFLFLINPFKTCYYKSRFWLLKLLFRVVTAPFHRVGFADFWLADQLNSLVVVLMDLEYMICFYSFELDWTKHNGLISKGKDVCNSYSYGVRAVIKCLPAWFRFVQCLRRYRDTKRAFPHLVNAGKYSTTFFAVTFSALYSTHKDTGSEAQIFFYLYIGCLAVSSCYTLVWDLKMDWGLFDRNAGENTFLREEIVYPHKAYYYSAIVEDVLLRFGWILTVTVTTLVTFDGISDIFATVLAPLEVFRRFVWNFFRLENEHLNNCGEFRAVRDISVAPLNADDQTLLEQMMDQEDGVRNRQGKKSWKRSYSMSLRRPRLASQSKTRDTKVLIEDTDDDS, from the exons GCTTTCAAAGAGATGCTGTATGCTGCTCAGGACCAGGCCCCGTCTATTGAAG TCACAGATGAAGATACTGTCAAGCGGTACTATGCCAAATTTGAGGAGAAGTTCTTCCAGATGTGTGAGAAGGAGTTGGCCAAAATCAACACCTTCTATTCTG AGAAGCTGGCAGAGGCTCAGCGGCGATTCGCCACGCTGCAGAACGAGCTGCAGTCCTCGCTGGATGCACAGAGGGAGAGCTCAGCCAGTGGGCGGGgcctgaggaggaggaagacggTGTTTGCCTTGTCACAGCAGGAACgatgcaaacacagaaacataaagGACCTGCAGCTGGCCTTCTCAGAGTTCTACCTCAGCCTTATACTGCTGCAGAACTATCAG AACCTGAACTTCACGGGTTTCAGGAAGATCCTGAAGAAGCacgataagatcttggagacaTCAAGGGGAGCCGACTGGCGGGTGGCCCACGTTGAAGTAGCTCCGTTTTACACATGCAAAAAGATCACACAGCTCATCTCTGAGACTGAG GCGCTGGTCACCACAGAGCTGGAGGGTGGAGACAGGCAGAAGGCCATGAAGAGGCTGAGGGTCCCTCCACTTGGAGCTGCacag CCTGCTCCCGCCTGGACCACCTTCAGAGTTGGCCTTTACTGTGGAGTCTTCCTCGTCTTATTGGTCGTTGTGGTCATTACAG CTGTGGGGACGGATCGTTCTGATGTTTGGCCTATGGTTCGAATCTACAGAGGAGGCTTCCTGTTAATAGAATTCCTCTTCCTGTTAG GCATCAACACCTACGGCTGGAGGCAAGCAGGCGTCAATCATGTGCTCATATTTGAACTGAACCCCAGAAACAACCTGTCCCATCAACATCTGtttgag attgCAGGTCTGCTGGGGGTGCTGTGGTGCGTAAGCCTGCTGTCCTGTCTCTTCAGCGACAAGATCCTGGTGCCGATGCAGGCCAATCCTCTGGCTCTCTATGGGCTCTTCTTCCTTTTCCTCATTAACCCCTTCAAGACCTGCTACTACAAGTCACGCTTCTGGCTGCTCAAACTTCTG TTTCGAGTGGTGACGGCTCCGTTTCACCGTGTTGGCTTTGCAGACTTTTGGCTGGCTGACCAGCTCAACTCTCTGGTGGTGGTCCTGATGGACCTGGAGTACATGATCTGTTTCTACAGTTTTGAGCTGGACTGGACCAAACACAATGGGCTCATCAGCAAAG GTAAAGATGTGTGCAACTCGTACTCGTATGGCGTTCGAGCGGTGATCAAGTGTCTTCCTGCGTGGTTCCGATTCGTCCAGTGTCTGCGCCGTTACCGTGACACCAAGCGGGCCTTCCCTCATCTGGTTAATGCTGGCAAATATTCCACCACCTTCTTTGCTGTTACCTTCTCTGCCCTCTACAGCACACACAAAG ACACAGGCTCTGAGGCCCAGATCTTCTTCTATTTGTATATTGGCTGTTTGGCGGTGAGCTCGTGTTACACTCTGGTTTGGGATCTAAAGATGGACTGGGGGCTGTTTGACCGCAACGCGGGAGAGAACACCTTTCTGAGAGAGGAGATAGTCTATCCACACAAG GCCTATTACTACAGTGCCATAGTAGAAGACGTGCTGTTGCGTTTTGGATGGATCTTGACAGTCACCGTCACCACACTCGTCACGTTTGACGGCATCTCTGACATCTTTGCTACAGTGCTGGCTCCACTGGAGGTCTTTAG GCGCTTTGTGTGGAACTTCTTCCGCTTGGAGAACGAACATCTGAACAACTGTGGTGAATTCAGAGCTGTCAGAGACATCAGTGTGGCTCCGCTCAACGCTGACGACCAGACCCTCCTGGAGCAGATGATGGACCAGGAGGATGGAGTGAGGAACCGACAGGGCAAgaagagctggaagaggagCTACAGTATGAGTCTGCGCAGGCCACGTCTGGCCTCGCA GTCCAAGACTCGTGACACCAAGGTTCTGATAGAGGACAcggatgatgactcctga
- the LOC100700332 gene encoding xenotropic and polytropic retrovirus receptor 1 homolog isoform X1 gives MKFTEHLSAHITPEWRKQYIQYEAFKEMLYAAQDQAPSIEVTDEDTVKRYYAKFEEKFFQMCEKELAKINTFYSEKLAEAQRRFATLQNELQSSLDAQRESSASGRGLRRRKTVFALSQQERCKHRNIKDLQLAFSEFYLSLILLQNYQNLNFTGFRKILKKHDKILETSRGADWRVAHVEVAPFYTCKKITQLISETEALVTTELEGGDRQKAMKRLRVPPLGAAQPAPAWTTFRVGLYCGVFLVLLVVVVITVAVGTDRSDVWPMVRIYRGGFLLIEFLFLLGINTYGWRQAGVNHVLIFELNPRNNLSHQHLFEIAGLLGVLWCVSLLSCLFSDKILVPMQANPLALYGLFFLFLINPFKTCYYKSRFWLLKLLFRVVTAPFHRVGFADFWLADQLNSLVVVLMDLEYMICFYSFELDWTKHNGLISKGKDVCNSYSYGVRAVIKCLPAWFRFVQCLRRYRDTKRAFPHLVNAGKYSTTFFAVTFSALYSTHKDTGSEAQIFFYLYIGCLAVSSCYTLVWDLKMDWGLFDRNAGENTFLREEIVYPHKAYYYSAIVEDVLLRFGWILTVTVTTLVTFDGISDIFATVLAPLEVFRRFVWNFFRLENEHLNNCGEFRAVRDISVAPLNADDQTLLEQMMDQEDGVRNRQGKKSWKRSYSMSLRRPRLASQSKTRDTKVLIEDTDDDS, from the exons GCTTTCAAAGAGATGCTGTATGCTGCTCAGGACCAGGCCCCGTCTATTGAAG TCACAGATGAAGATACTGTCAAGCGGTACTATGCCAAATTTGAGGAGAAGTTCTTCCAGATGTGTGAGAAGGAGTTGGCCAAAATCAACACCTTCTATTCTG AGAAGCTGGCAGAGGCTCAGCGGCGATTCGCCACGCTGCAGAACGAGCTGCAGTCCTCGCTGGATGCACAGAGGGAGAGCTCAGCCAGTGGGCGGGgcctgaggaggaggaagacggTGTTTGCCTTGTCACAGCAGGAACgatgcaaacacagaaacataaagGACCTGCAGCTGGCCTTCTCAGAGTTCTACCTCAGCCTTATACTGCTGCAGAACTATCAG AACCTGAACTTCACGGGTTTCAGGAAGATCCTGAAGAAGCacgataagatcttggagacaTCAAGGGGAGCCGACTGGCGGGTGGCCCACGTTGAAGTAGCTCCGTTTTACACATGCAAAAAGATCACACAGCTCATCTCTGAGACTGAG GCGCTGGTCACCACAGAGCTGGAGGGTGGAGACAGGCAGAAGGCCATGAAGAGGCTGAGGGTCCCTCCACTTGGAGCTGCacag CCTGCTCCCGCCTGGACCACCTTCAGAGTTGGCCTTTACTGTGGAGTCTTCCTCGTCTTATTGGTCGTTGTGGTCATTACAG TAGCTGTGGGGACGGATCGTTCTGATGTTTGGCCTATGGTTCGAATCTACAGAGGAGGCTTCCTGTTAATAGAATTCCTCTTCCTGTTAG GCATCAACACCTACGGCTGGAGGCAAGCAGGCGTCAATCATGTGCTCATATTTGAACTGAACCCCAGAAACAACCTGTCCCATCAACATCTGtttgag attgCAGGTCTGCTGGGGGTGCTGTGGTGCGTAAGCCTGCTGTCCTGTCTCTTCAGCGACAAGATCCTGGTGCCGATGCAGGCCAATCCTCTGGCTCTCTATGGGCTCTTCTTCCTTTTCCTCATTAACCCCTTCAAGACCTGCTACTACAAGTCACGCTTCTGGCTGCTCAAACTTCTG TTTCGAGTGGTGACGGCTCCGTTTCACCGTGTTGGCTTTGCAGACTTTTGGCTGGCTGACCAGCTCAACTCTCTGGTGGTGGTCCTGATGGACCTGGAGTACATGATCTGTTTCTACAGTTTTGAGCTGGACTGGACCAAACACAATGGGCTCATCAGCAAAG GTAAAGATGTGTGCAACTCGTACTCGTATGGCGTTCGAGCGGTGATCAAGTGTCTTCCTGCGTGGTTCCGATTCGTCCAGTGTCTGCGCCGTTACCGTGACACCAAGCGGGCCTTCCCTCATCTGGTTAATGCTGGCAAATATTCCACCACCTTCTTTGCTGTTACCTTCTCTGCCCTCTACAGCACACACAAAG ACACAGGCTCTGAGGCCCAGATCTTCTTCTATTTGTATATTGGCTGTTTGGCGGTGAGCTCGTGTTACACTCTGGTTTGGGATCTAAAGATGGACTGGGGGCTGTTTGACCGCAACGCGGGAGAGAACACCTTTCTGAGAGAGGAGATAGTCTATCCACACAAG GCCTATTACTACAGTGCCATAGTAGAAGACGTGCTGTTGCGTTTTGGATGGATCTTGACAGTCACCGTCACCACACTCGTCACGTTTGACGGCATCTCTGACATCTTTGCTACAGTGCTGGCTCCACTGGAGGTCTTTAG GCGCTTTGTGTGGAACTTCTTCCGCTTGGAGAACGAACATCTGAACAACTGTGGTGAATTCAGAGCTGTCAGAGACATCAGTGTGGCTCCGCTCAACGCTGACGACCAGACCCTCCTGGAGCAGATGATGGACCAGGAGGATGGAGTGAGGAACCGACAGGGCAAgaagagctggaagaggagCTACAGTATGAGTCTGCGCAGGCCACGTCTGGCCTCGCA GTCCAAGACTCGTGACACCAAGGTTCTGATAGAGGACAcggatgatgactcctga